The following proteins are encoded in a genomic region of Arachis ipaensis cultivar K30076 chromosome B02, Araip1.1, whole genome shotgun sequence:
- the LOC107627820 gene encoding uncharacterized protein LOC107627820 — MNKAYDRLEWSFLQRVMEEFGFSSEWVRLVMSYVKSATYRFKINENLSTKIFPQRGAQEEEIYQLIQILNKYTEASGQRINTEKSGLIFGNQRRCAVKPSCSICQAENETVEHALLLCPWTRAVWFGSSLQIAPTANNVSSFEKWMMDTARNQHIYQQIRINPKQVIINAEQLATEYHNTTRSRSTDNISRADRSGEKKMITWRPSPQNKLKANTDAAFHKESGTAAAAVVVRDWQGKIITGTTSRFITTSAIAAEAQAYREALILIRNLQMDNCIIETDCLPLVQAIKARMPIAEADAIIRDILQLLDEAPDVGATWTPREGNNVAHQLAAMAAGNEIKRQWIFDPPNQIRNTIRTEAGFAILQHNQQIHK; from the exons ATGAATAAGGCCTACGATAGACTGGAATGGAGCTTCTTGCAAAGGGTCATGGAAGAGTTCGGTTTCAGTAGTGAGTGGGTGAGGTTGGTGATGAGCTACGTGAAAAGTGCTACTTACAgatttaaaataaatgaaaaccTGTCAACCAAGATCTTCCCACAGAGAG GTGCGCAGGAAGAAGAAATTTATCAACTCATTCAGATTCTAAATAAATATACCGAAGCATCAGGCCAGAGAATCAACACTGAGAAGTCTGGACTGATATTTGGTAATCAA CGTAGATGCGCAGTTAAACCATCATGCAGCATATGTCAGGCTGAGAACGAAACAGTTGAACATGCATTACTATTGTGTCCGTGGACTAGGGCAGTTTGGTTCGGTTCTAGCCTTCAAATTGCGCCTACAGCCAATAATGTTTCATCTTTTGAAAAATGGATGATGGATACA GCAAGGAATCAACACATTTACCAGCAAATAAGAATCAATCCAAAACAGGTAATTATCAACGCAGAGCAGCTAGCAACTGAATATCACAATACAACAAGGAGTCGCAGCACAGACAACATATCAAGAGCAGATAGGAGTGGTGAAAAGAAGATGATTACCTGGAGGCCCTCGCCACAAAACAAGTTGAAGGCAAATACTGACGCGGCTTTCCATAAGGAATCTGGCACCGCAGCTGCGGCAGTCGTCGTCAGAGATTGGCAGGGAAAGATCATTACTGGAACAACATCAAGGTTCATCACAACTTCAGCAATAGCGGCAGAGGCTCAAGCATATAGAGAGGCACTTATTCTGATTAGGAATTTACAAATGGACAATTGCATAATTGAAACTGACTGTCTACCTTTGGTTCAAGCCATCAAGGCTAGAATGCCCATAGCAGAAGCGGATGCTATCATCAGAGACATTCTCCAGCTGCTGGACGAGGCTCCGGACGTGGGAGCTACCTGGACTCCAAGGGAAGGCAATAATGTAGCTCACCAACTGGCAGCAATGGCAGCAGGGAATGAAATCAAGAGACAGTGGATATTTGATCCTCCTAATCAAATCAGGAACACAATCAGAACAGAAGCTGGATTCGCAATTCTTCAGCACAATCAGCAgattcataaataa